The Raphanus sativus cultivar WK10039 chromosome 2, ASM80110v3, whole genome shotgun sequence DNA segment TTCAGACAAATACAGTGTAATCAGTGTGTGTATATCAGTTTTGGCTACTTTCTCGATTTGTTGATAAAAATTGGATGTGAAACTGTGATTGAAACATCATAAAAGGTTATACAATAGCAAAAAAATTCATTACTAAAAAAAGTTGCAACAAAAATCTCACAAGTTTCAGACCATAGTCAAAGACGGCAGGAATGAAAGaacaaaacagaacaagaacagagtagtcatattaaaaaagagagaaaaaaaacacatagaAACTTACAGATATCGGATCAGTTTCCTGTCATTCCAAATGACTTGGCTGTAGCATCTCGAGGTTTGGTAAGATTGCAGTAGCTTCACCATCAAGAACAACAAGTTCACTGTGATTCTTGATGCATTTGGTTGAGAATTTGACACTAACAAAGCAGAATGAAGATCTAGTGATGATGGAGAGAAtagctatttttaaaaattattacaatGGGTTTTAATAAAATTAGCTTACATGTACTTATTCTTGGTTTCTCTTAAAGTTGTAGCTTGTACAATTCCGAGAATATCATCCCCTATGTAAACTGGTGATCGAAAATGCAGAGTTTGAGATACGTATACTGCTCCAGGCTGCAACAAGACCAAAGCGACTCAATCATGTttctccaaatgtgtataaCCATACAATATTAGGGCATGTAAGAAGGTGGATAAATGCAAACTAAAGCTAGAGAACTTACGAAATGGGCAGAGATGATACGAGGAAACATGGAAGACACAAGCATCCCATGAACAAGACGATTCTCAAACCCAGCTTTACGAGCAGATTCTTGATCAAAATGAAGTGGGTTCCAATCATGGCTCACCTCAGCATAGCCCTTAACATCTTCACTTGAGAACACTCTTGCTTCTCTTAAAACATCTCCCACCTTAAGTATCTTTGAATTAACTGATGAGAAACACCTCGAATCAAGGAGATGTCTCGGAACAAATGTCTTCGCCAGCATTGTTTCACCTAAaacaaccaaacaaaacaaacctcAGGTCTTATAACTTCCTTTTCTTCAGTAGTGGCAACTTGTTCTCATTGAGTCATTTTCTCGAACAGCTTATAGGCACACCGTTGAAAGTCAAAAAGGTACAAACTTTGCCAAAATTTTATCCCAGTTGCTCACACTAAAGGATCAACTGAAAACCTTATAATCAATAGAAACATTATAAACTCGACAAGTAAGAGAAAAAACAGAGCAGTTTATTACACGCACAACTTACTAATACCACATTGA contains these protein-coding regions:
- the LOC130508426 gene encoding 3-hydroxyacyl-[acyl-carrier-protein] dehydratase, mitochondrial-like isoform X2, producing MLAKTFVPRHLLDSRCFSSVNSKILKVGDVLREARVFSSEDVKGYAEVSHDWNPLHFDQESARKAGFENRLVHGMLVSSMFPRIISAHFPGAVYVSQTLHFRSPVYIGDDILGIVQATTLRETKNKYIVKFSTKCIKNHSELVVLDGEATAILPNLEMLQPSHLE
- the LOC130508426 gene encoding 3-hydroxyacyl-[acyl-carrier-protein] dehydratase, mitochondrial-like isoform X1, with translation MVESGSILELHSQCGISETMLAKTFVPRHLLDSRCFSSVNSKILKVGDVLREARVFSSEDVKGYAEVSHDWNPLHFDQESARKAGFENRLVHGMLVSSMFPRIISAHFPGAVYVSQTLHFRSPVYIGDDILGIVQATTLRETKNKYIVKFSTKCIKNHSELVVLDGEATAILPNLEMLQPSHLE